In one window of uncultured Methanobrevibacter sp. DNA:
- a CDS encoding DNA polymerase domain-containing protein: protein MVEETKEQLELEAEIKEQAQKFLKYLNSTLPESMELEYEGFYRRGFFVSKKRYAVIEDGEIIAKGLELVRRDWAPIVKNTQEAILMAILNEGDSDKAIKEVKKVFKRLKNGDVERKELIIHTQITKPLDQYKQVGPHVVAARRIEEHGIKVSRGTIVQYIIVKGKGSISQRAVPYEYSEGYEYDKDYYINNQMIPAMERIMYAFGYSKKELEDLAKGEVQQSLDAYF, encoded by the coding sequence ATGGTTGAAGAGACAAAAGAGCAACTCGAACTTGAAGCTGAAATTAAAGAGCAAGCTCAAAAATTCCTGAAATACCTCAATTCAACCCTTCCGGAAAGCATGGAACTGGAATATGAAGGGTTCTACAGAAGAGGTTTCTTTGTAAGCAAAAAAAGGTATGCAGTAATCGAAGATGGAGAGATTATTGCGAAAGGTCTGGAGCTAGTTAGAAGAGACTGGGCACCTATCGTAAAAAACACCCAAGAAGCCATTCTGATGGCCATCTTAAATGAAGGAGACTCCGACAAAGCCATTAAAGAAGTTAAAAAGGTTTTCAAAAGACTCAAAAATGGAGATGTTGAAAGAAAAGAGCTCATCATACACACCCAAATCACCAAGCCTCTTGACCAGTACAAGCAGGTAGGACCTCACGTAGTGGCCGCAAGAAGAATAGAGGAGCACGGCATCAAGGTTAGCCGTGGAACCATCGTCCAGTACATCATCGTCAAGGGAAAAGGATCCATCAGCCAAAGGGCGGTTCCCTATGAGTATAGCGAAGGATACGAATATGACAAGGACTATTACATAAACAACCAGATGATTCCTGCAATGGAGAGAATTATGTATGCCTTCGGATATTCAAAAAAGGAACTTGAAGATCTTGCAAAAGGTGAAGTTCAGCAAAGCCTCGATGCATATTTCTAA